One window from the genome of Variovorax sp. PAMC26660 encodes:
- a CDS encoding AGE family epimerase/isomerase: MPNFRSPDFLTDHILHTLAFYEPRCTDTTGGFFHFFKDDGTVYDRRTRHLVSSARFVFNHAMAHRRFGDPAQLAAVRHGLAFIQHGHAQPQGGYAWQIDWHEQRATVQDGTHHCYGLAFVLLAHAHALMAGVEEAYAGLEHTWQLMERHFWEPLHQLYADEATADWRVGAYRGQNANMHACEAMMAAFEATQETRYLDRALALAQAVTGRQAALADGLVWEHYREDWSVDWDYNRGDKTNIFRPWGFQTGHLTEWAKLLLQLERHLIAEGRAADWILPRARHFFDTAMFRGWDADNGGLVYGFGPDGVVCDGDKYFWVQAESFAAAALLAVRTGEAGYWDWYDSIWAYSWEHFVDHRHGAWYRILTPQNGKISDEKSPAGKTDYHTMGACYDVLRALGM; the protein is encoded by the coding sequence ATGCCGAACTTCCGCTCCCCCGACTTCCTGACCGACCACATCCTGCACACGCTCGCGTTCTACGAGCCGCGCTGCACCGACACCACGGGTGGCTTCTTCCATTTCTTCAAGGACGACGGCACGGTGTACGACCGGCGCACCCGCCATCTGGTGAGCAGCGCGCGCTTCGTGTTCAACCATGCGATGGCCCATCGGCGCTTCGGTGATCCGGCGCAGCTCGCGGCGGTGCGGCATGGCCTGGCGTTCATACAACACGGCCATGCGCAGCCCCAAGGCGGCTATGCATGGCAGATCGACTGGCACGAGCAGCGCGCAACCGTGCAGGACGGCACCCATCACTGCTATGGCCTGGCCTTCGTGCTGCTGGCGCATGCCCACGCGCTGATGGCCGGCGTCGAGGAGGCATACGCCGGACTGGAACACACCTGGCAGTTGATGGAGCGGCATTTCTGGGAGCCCCTGCACCAGCTCTACGCCGACGAAGCCACGGCCGACTGGCGCGTGGGCGCCTACCGCGGCCAGAACGCCAACATGCATGCGTGCGAGGCCATGATGGCGGCCTTCGAGGCCACGCAGGAAACCCGCTACCTCGACCGCGCGCTGGCCCTGGCGCAAGCCGTGACCGGCCGCCAGGCCGCGTTGGCCGACGGGCTGGTGTGGGAGCACTACCGCGAAGACTGGTCGGTCGACTGGGACTACAACCGCGGCGACAAGACCAACATCTTCAGGCCCTGGGGCTTCCAGACCGGGCACCTGACCGAGTGGGCCAAGCTGCTGCTGCAATTGGAGCGTCACCTTATCGCCGAGGGTCGTGCAGCAGACTGGATCCTGCCGCGCGCCAGGCACTTCTTCGACACCGCCATGTTCCGTGGCTGGGACGCCGACAACGGTGGCCTGGTCTACGGCTTCGGCCCCGACGGCGTGGTGTGCGACGGCGACAAGTACTTCTGGGTGCAGGCCGAGAGTTTCGCCGCGGCCGCCCTGCTCGCGGTTCGCACCGGCGAGGCCGGCTACTGGGACTGGTACGACAGCATCTGGGCCTACAGCTGGGAGCACTTCGTCGACCATCGGCACGGTGCCTGGTATCGCATCCTCACGCCGCAGAACGGGAAGATCAGCGACGAGAAGAGCCCGGCCGGCAAGACCGACTATCACACGATGGGCGCGTGCTACGACGTGCTGCGCGCCCTGGGCATGTGA